The Tursiops truncatus isolate mTurTru1 chromosome X, mTurTru1.mat.Y, whole genome shotgun sequence DNA segment TAAGCGTCCCTCCTGAGAAGTGAGTGGCTCTAGCCCACTAACTATAAAAGTGGGGTAATCTCTATCAACATACACACTTTTTTGCCTTCTTGTTGGATTGTTGTGTAATACCAAGCCGTTTCAGGTCTGAAGGTTGAGGAATTGAGTATGCCCAGTGAGGGGACTTTGGCAAAAGGGTAGAAGGCATTTATTTGCAGCTTGGGATCAAAGTGTTCTCTGGCAGCCAAAGACAGCATAACTGCCCTGCCTTGACATACAAAATTCACAGAATTCAGAGGCCAAGGATAATTTTCCTTGGAAGTGGAGAGTCTGAGGCTTGTGTACACAACAGAGAATAATGAACGAAATTCATTTGAACCATAAACTTATGGTATTGCTGGACTCTGACCCTTAAAAAATGCTTACTAAACTCCTGTCTGCCTTGAACCAGAGtgctttgattctttttaaaaatctgattcaTTACGTTTGGACCAGCAGGTGGTGTGGTTAAGGACTCCTTTAAGAATCTGAAAGTTGTGGGCCCTTTAGGAAAATTCATACAATTTTCCATTCATCTTGAGAGAGGATTCAAGAGCCTCTGGCTTACGTAGACGTTAAAGAATCTCCAGtcatagatattcttttttcctttggtaggTTTTAGTGTGTCTTAAAGGCATTTAATGCAAGCAGCATTGTAGAGTTCTAACCAAATTCAGCGAAGGGTTAACTTCCCTTGTATTTTGCTACCTATCTTGCTTTGTAACATCTCAGCTCCACCATTTTCTGGCCCCATGACTTAGGACAAAGTATCTCTGTGCCACAACTTCCgtctttgtaaaatgaagattaataatagtatctattccatagggtggttgtgagaattTAATGTAAGGCTGTAGAAAATTGCCACAAAGTAAACTGCCAAATGTGAACTATTATTAACATATCAGATACTGTTTTTAGGTGAAGTTTTTCCTCTAAGCAACAAGAagctccccttcctttttttgcCAAGTTCCCTTTGTGATTCTGTATCTTGTCCTGAGCAGGAAAAGTGCATGGACAAGCCTGGGCCAAAGTTGGACAGTCGGGCTGAGGCCTGTTTTGTGAACTGTGTTGAGCGCTTCATTGATACAAGCCAATTCATCTTGAATCGACTGGAACAGACCCAGAAATCCAAGCCAGTCTTCTCAGAAAGCCTTTCTGACTGACCTGAGTATTACCTCTTTGGAAAAGGAAGGTAGTTCAAGAAATGAAGAGCAGTTGATGGGATGGTTGAAGAAAAGGCTGTGGGGGGATCGGCTCCCACCTTTGTCACTCTTGGGACATCCTGTCATCTGAGAATGAACAAAGAccaatttttgtgtgtgggggtggtTTGAGGGTCAAATGTGTTTGGGGTTGTGTTTTTTAATGCTAATCTTGGGAGAacaattgacagatgaatggaaaactCTACTAGATGTATATTACTGTATGTGGGATGATGCTTTCCTCATAGTCCCATTAACTGCTTCCTACAATTTTAATAGTGGAACTGCTCTATAATTTGATAGTGGGACCACATAGATAATAATC contains these protein-coding regions:
- the TIMM8A gene encoding mitochondrial import inner membrane translocase subunit Tim8 A, giving the protein MESSSSSSAAGLGSVDPQLQHFIEVETQKQRFQQLVHQMTELCWEKCMDKPGPKLDSRAEACFVNCVERFIDTSQFILNRLEQTQKSKPVFSESLSD